In a genomic window of Sphingomonas lutea:
- the dxs gene encoding 1-deoxy-D-xylulose-5-phosphate synthase has translation MNDRPHTPLLDRVRYPADIRALDKDDLPQLADELRQEMISAVSVTGGHLGAGLGVVELTVAAHYVFDTPDDKLIWDVGHQAYPHKIVTGRRDRIRTLRQGGGLSGFTKRSESEYDPFGAAHSSTSISAALGFAIANKLSNKPGRAIAVIGDGAMSAGMAYEAMNNAEAAGNRLIVILNDNDMSIAPPVGSLRNSLARLVSSQKYLTPRALAAKLASKMPETVQRFAERTEEYVRGWVTGGTLFEELGFYYVGPVDGHDVNALVEVLENVRDANIGPMLVHVVTQKGKGYGPAESSADKYHGVVKFDVVSGKQDKGAGGGPPSYQNVFGETLAKLADRDDKIVAITAAMPSGTGVDKFAAAHPDRAFDVGIAEQHGVTFAAGLAAQGMRPFVAIYSTFLQRAYDQVVHDVAIQNLPVRFAMDRAGLVGADGATHAGSFDLAYLCTLPNFIVMAPSDEAELAHMVKTMQQHDSGPIAVRYPRGEGRGVPLPADPEPLVIGKGRIIREGKTVAILSLGTRLAEAEKAADELEAKGLSTTIADLRFAKPLDVALIRRLMTTHDVVVTIEEASIGGLGAHVLTLASDEGLLDGGLKIRTLRLPDRFQDHDKPDKQYEEAGLNAPHIVDTVLKALRSNSVGVEEALA, from the coding sequence ATGAACGACCGACCGCACACCCCCCTGCTCGACAGGGTCCGCTATCCCGCCGACATCCGCGCCCTCGACAAGGACGACCTGCCCCAGCTTGCCGATGAGCTTCGGCAGGAGATGATTTCGGCGGTGTCCGTGACCGGCGGGCACCTGGGCGCAGGCCTTGGCGTGGTCGAGCTGACCGTTGCCGCGCACTATGTGTTCGACACGCCCGACGACAAATTGATTTGGGACGTCGGCCACCAGGCCTATCCGCACAAGATCGTCACCGGCCGCCGCGACCGTATCCGCACGCTTCGGCAGGGCGGGGGCCTCAGTGGCTTCACCAAGCGTAGCGAGAGCGAATATGACCCGTTCGGTGCCGCGCACAGCTCGACTTCGATCTCCGCCGCGCTTGGCTTCGCCATCGCCAACAAGCTGTCGAACAAGCCAGGTCGCGCGATCGCGGTGATCGGCGACGGCGCGATGAGCGCGGGCATGGCCTATGAGGCGATGAACAACGCCGAGGCCGCAGGCAACCGGCTGATCGTCATCCTCAACGACAATGACATGTCGATCGCCCCGCCGGTGGGCAGCTTGCGCAACAGCCTCGCGCGGCTGGTCAGCTCGCAGAAATATCTGACGCCGCGCGCGCTTGCCGCAAAGCTCGCCAGCAAGATGCCCGAGACCGTCCAGCGCTTCGCCGAGCGGACCGAGGAATATGTCCGCGGCTGGGTCACCGGCGGGACGTTGTTCGAGGAACTGGGCTTCTATTATGTCGGCCCGGTCGACGGGCACGACGTGAACGCTTTGGTCGAAGTTCTCGAAAATGTCCGCGACGCCAACATCGGCCCAATGCTCGTGCATGTCGTGACTCAGAAGGGCAAGGGCTACGGCCCGGCCGAAAGCAGCGCCGACAAATATCATGGCGTGGTCAAGTTCGATGTCGTGTCGGGCAAGCAGGACAAGGGCGCGGGCGGCGGACCTCCCTCCTACCAGAATGTGTTCGGCGAAACGCTCGCCAAGCTGGCCGATAGGGATGACAAGATCGTTGCCATCACTGCGGCGATGCCGTCGGGCACCGGGGTCGACAAGTTCGCCGCCGCGCATCCCGACCGCGCCTTCGACGTCGGCATTGCCGAGCAGCATGGCGTGACCTTCGCTGCCGGCCTCGCGGCCCAGGGCATGCGTCCGTTCGTCGCCATTTACTCGACCTTCCTGCAGCGCGCCTACGACCAGGTCGTCCACGATGTCGCCATTCAGAATTTGCCGGTACGCTTCGCGATGGACCGCGCGGGACTGGTCGGCGCCGACGGCGCGACCCACGCCGGCAGCTTCGACCTTGCTTACCTCTGCACCTTGCCCAATTTCATTGTCATGGCGCCGTCGGACGAGGCCGAGCTGGCGCATATGGTGAAGACCATGCAGCAGCATGACAGCGGACCGATCGCGGTGCGCTATCCGCGAGGCGAGGGTCGCGGCGTGCCGCTGCCCGCCGACCCCGAGCCGCTGGTGATCGGCAAGGGCCGCATCATCCGCGAAGGCAAGACGGTTGCCATCCTGTCGCTCGGCACGCGCCTGGCGGAAGCCGAGAAGGCCGCCGACGAGCTCGAGGCCAAGGGGCTGTCGACGACCATCGCCGATCTGCGCTTCGCCAAGCCGCTCGACGTCGCGCTGATCCGCCGGCTGATGACCACGCACGACGTTGTGGTGACGATCGAGGAAGCGTCGATCGGTGGGTTAGGCGCGCACGTGCTGACGCTCGCCAGCGACGAGGGGCTGCTCGACGGCGGCCTCAAGATCCGCACGCTGCGTCTGCCCGACCGCTTCCAGGATCATGACAAGCCCGACAAGCAATATGAGGAAGCCGGCCTCAATGCGCCGCACATCGTCGACACGGTGCTGAAGGCGCTGCGCTCCAACAGCGTGGGGGTCGAGGAGGCACTGGCGTAG
- a CDS encoding Fur family transcriptional regulator, translating into MTRHDHQLHEGDSLKSAARDRLTQQGEQWTDMRAAVFDALAGFDKPASAYDIAEAVSGTQGRRVAANSVYRILDLFVGANLARRVESANAYVANAHPDCLHDCIFLICDTCGQTVHIDDDSLSGGVRDAAKTAGFTAPRPVIEVRGTCGDCGD; encoded by the coding sequence ATGACCAGGCACGATCACCAGCTCCACGAAGGCGACTCGCTCAAGAGCGCAGCGCGCGACCGGCTGACCCAGCAGGGCGAACAATGGACGGACATGCGTGCAGCGGTGTTCGACGCGCTGGCCGGTTTCGACAAGCCGGCGTCGGCCTATGATATCGCGGAAGCGGTGTCCGGCACGCAGGGCCGCCGGGTTGCCGCCAACAGCGTCTATCGGATCCTCGACCTGTTCGTCGGCGCCAACCTCGCGCGGCGGGTGGAAAGCGCTAACGCCTACGTCGCTAACGCGCATCCCGACTGCCTGCACGACTGCATCTTCCTGATTTGCGACACGTGCGGGCAGACCGTGCATATCGACGACGACAGCCTTTCCGGGGGTGTCCGCGATGCCGCCAAGACTGCCGGCTTCACCGCTCCGCGCCCGGTCATCGAAGTGCGCGGTACCTGCGGCGATTGCGGCGACTGA
- a CDS encoding MerC domain-containing protein, which yields MPATMQLTLATSRLDRIAMGLSGLCLVHCLATAVALAVLSAAGGFLGAPIIHEVGLTLAMLLGATALYRGVVEHGFMMPVAVGGLGLGVMAGALTMPHDGTEALYTMIGVGIVALGHRLNFIAGE from the coding sequence ATGCCGGCGACGATGCAGCTGACGCTTGCCACCTCTCGCCTCGACCGGATTGCGATGGGCCTGTCGGGCCTCTGCCTGGTCCATTGCCTGGCGACGGCGGTGGCGCTGGCGGTATTGTCGGCAGCGGGCGGATTCCTCGGCGCACCGATCATCCACGAAGTCGGGCTGACGCTTGCGATGCTGCTCGGCGCCACCGCGCTCTACCGCGGCGTTGTCGAACATGGCTTCATGATGCCGGTTGCGGTTGGCGGACTTGGCCTTGGTGTGATGGCGGGCGCGCTGACCATGCCGCACGACGGGACCGAGGCGCTTTACACGATGATCGGCGTCGGCATCGTCGCGCTCGGCCACCGCCTCAATTTCATCGCCGGCGAATAG
- a CDS encoding COX15/CtaA family protein — MASESPSSARPRGLSNLLLLTAALVFAMVIVGGITRLTESGLSITEWRPISGAIPPLNSADWDHAFSLYQQTPEYREINGPAGMTLAQFKQIYWWEFLHRLLGRVVGLVFGLGLLWFAIRQAIPRGYAWKMVALFVLGGLQGALGWYMVVSGLSDRTDVSHFRLSAHLLLALAIMAALIWTALDLRRLAASGEDRPSRLTRVGLVTAAILFVQLLYGAWVAGLNAGQVSPTWPDMQGRFIPDGIDWSQGIGWALSHDPYLIHFIHRWWAWVAAAALVIFARKVRAVPGGRPASIAIHSAFGTQIIIGTLTVLSGVAIWLAALHQAIGAMLVAAVAWGAHVQGRRT, encoded by the coding sequence ATGGCTTCCGAATCCCCCTCGTCCGCCCGGCCGCGCGGCCTGAGCAACCTGTTGCTCCTGACGGCCGCGCTTGTATTCGCGATGGTGATCGTGGGCGGAATCACGCGGCTCACTGAGAGCGGGCTGTCGATCACTGAGTGGCGGCCGATCAGCGGGGCGATCCCTCCGCTCAACAGCGCCGATTGGGATCATGCCTTTTCGCTTTACCAGCAGACTCCGGAGTATCGCGAGATCAACGGGCCCGCAGGAATGACGCTGGCGCAGTTCAAGCAGATTTATTGGTGGGAGTTTCTCCACCGCCTGCTGGGCCGGGTCGTTGGGCTCGTCTTCGGGCTTGGCCTGCTTTGGTTCGCTATCCGCCAGGCGATTCCGCGAGGCTATGCGTGGAAAATGGTGGCGCTGTTCGTGCTGGGCGGTCTGCAGGGCGCGCTCGGCTGGTACATGGTCGTATCCGGTCTCAGCGATCGCACCGACGTCAGCCACTTTCGTCTGTCGGCCCATCTGCTCTTGGCGCTGGCCATAATGGCTGCCTTGATATGGACTGCTCTCGATCTCCGGCGGCTTGCGGCGAGTGGTGAGGACCGCCCATCAAGACTGACGCGCGTCGGCCTAGTCACTGCCGCCATCCTGTTCGTGCAATTGCTCTACGGCGCCTGGGTCGCCGGGCTAAATGCCGGGCAAGTCTCGCCAACCTGGCCCGATATGCAGGGCCGCTTCATCCCCGACGGCATCGATTGGTCGCAAGGGATTGGTTGGGCGCTCTCACATGACCCCTATCTCATCCACTTCATCCACCGATGGTGGGCATGGGTCGCGGCCGCCGCGTTGGTCATTTTTGCGCGCAAGGTGCGCGCGGTGCCGGGCGGGCGACCGGCGTCGATCGCCATCCATTCCGCTTTTGGGACTCAAATCATCATCGGCACCCTGACCGTGCTCAGCGGCGTCGCGATCTGGCTTGCGGCCCTTCACCAAGCGATCGGTGCCATGCTCGTTGCCGCCGTGGCGTGGGGTGCGCATGTCCAGGGTCGGCGCACGTGA
- the cutA gene encoding divalent-cation tolerance protein CutA, whose amino-acid sequence MTIVSVYAVFANAEEAERIGRAVVEEGLAACINIFAPVRSIYRWKGAVESASEAAAILKTTVDRADALITRIAALHSYEVPCLVTWPIDKVIGPYADWVEDSTG is encoded by the coding sequence GTGACCATTGTCTCGGTCTACGCCGTCTTTGCCAACGCCGAGGAGGCCGAACGCATCGGCCGCGCCGTCGTCGAGGAGGGCCTCGCCGCCTGCATCAACATCTTCGCCCCGGTGCGTTCGATCTATCGATGGAAAGGCGCGGTAGAATCGGCGAGTGAGGCCGCTGCAATCCTGAAGACAACGGTCGACCGCGCCGACGCGCTGATCACGCGGATCGCCGCCCTGCATAGTTATGAGGTGCCATGCCTCGTCACCTGGCCGATCGACAAGGTGATCGGCCCTTACGCGGATTGGGTGGAAGACAGTACGGGCTAG
- the rplM gene encoding 50S ribosomal protein L13, which translates to MKALMKTTKSAKPAEVEKKWHLIDADGLVVGRVASIIANILRGKHKPSYTPHVDCGDHVVVINADKVRFTGNKLKQKIYYKHTGYAGGLKEVTAGKILEGRFPERVLEKAVERMIPRGPLGRDQMRALHLYNGTEHPHGGQNPQTLDVASMNRKNKVGA; encoded by the coding sequence ATGAAGGCGCTGATGAAGACGACGAAGTCGGCGAAGCCGGCCGAGGTCGAAAAGAAGTGGCATCTCATTGATGCCGACGGCCTGGTGGTCGGACGCGTGGCGTCGATCATCGCCAACATCCTGCGCGGCAAGCACAAGCCGAGCTACACGCCGCACGTCGATTGCGGCGACCATGTCGTGGTGATCAACGCCGACAAGGTCCGCTTCACGGGCAACAAGCTCAAGCAGAAGATCTATTATAAGCACACCGGCTATGCCGGCGGCTTGAAGGAAGTGACCGCGGGCAAGATCCTCGAAGGCCGCTTTCCCGAGCGCGTGCTTGAAAAGGCGGTCGAGCGGATGATCCCGCGCGGGCCCCTGGGGCGCGACCAGATGCGTGCCTTGCACCTCTATAACGGCACCGAGCATCCGCACGGCGGCCAGAACCCGCAGACGCTCGACGTGGCGTCGATGAACCGCAAGAACAAGGTGGGCGCATAA
- the rpsI gene encoding 30S ribosomal protein S9, whose protein sequence is MADKKKSLADLGALTNPEPEAPAVAEPAAETAAPATDEPAPMAPAPAPEAKADTEEAAPDKDGVSTQGPQIQAVLREQQLDKQGRAYATGRRKDAVARVWLKPGSGKITVNGREQEVYFARPTLRLIINQVFDVTDRKGQYDVDVTVKGGGLSGQAGAVRHGISTALTRYEPALRTTVKREGFLTRDPRVVERKKYGRAKARRSFQFSKR, encoded by the coding sequence ATGGCCGACAAGAAGAAGAGCCTCGCCGACCTCGGCGCATTGACCAACCCGGAGCCTGAAGCCCCGGCGGTTGCCGAACCTGCGGCTGAAACCGCGGCCCCCGCGACCGACGAGCCCGCGCCGATGGCACCCGCGCCTGCGCCGGAAGCCAAGGCCGACACCGAAGAGGCCGCGCCCGACAAGGATGGTGTTTCCACCCAGGGTCCGCAGATCCAGGCCGTGCTGCGCGAACAGCAGCTCGACAAGCAGGGCCGTGCTTATGCAACGGGCCGCCGGAAGGATGCTGTTGCGCGCGTCTGGCTCAAGCCCGGCTCTGGCAAGATCACGGTCAACGGCCGCGAGCAGGAAGTTTACTTCGCACGCCCGACATTGCGCCTGATCATCAACCAGGTGTTCGACGTGACCGATCGCAAGGGCCAGTATGACGTCGACGTCACGGTCAAGGGCGGCGGCTTGTCGGGCCAGGCGGGCGCCGTTCGCCACGGCATCTCGACCGCGCTGACCCGTTACGAGCCGGCGCTGCGCACTACCGTCAAGCGCGAGGGCTTCCTGACCCGCGACCCGCGCGTCGTCGAGCGCAAGAAGTACGGCCGCGCCAAGGCTCGCCGCAGCTTCCAGTTCTCGAAGCGCTAG
- a CDS encoding M3 family oligoendopeptidase, producing the protein MDVSRRELLATGALATALSSVPVGALAQGAAATAGGAAWDLTDLFPNDAAWETERQALMNAIPALKRHQGTLGRSAATMRSVLQEQSDISRRTLRLFTYASLKADEDVRIAPNQERKSKAQDVFTALGEATAWTSPEIVALGAAKVNAFIAADRGLDKFAFQLRDTLRTAEHTLSPSEEALLAAAGSPLAGPSDIRDQLAASDIPRPTVKLSEGREIRLDDQGYTIARGALNRDDRKMVFDKFWASYKGFENSLGTVLATKVNGDKFIAKARKYDSALQAALDSSNLPEAVYRSLIAEANRGLPVLHRYFELRRRMLGLPDIGYWDIYPPLVKSDRSYSLAEMRQLTLESLKPLGEEYGRIFADASSKRWMDPFPRPGKASGAYMNSGGYDVHPYLLLNLSDKYDGLTTYSHEWGHAMHTLLAKAAQPFETAYYPTFTAEVASTAHEVFLSNMMVERARTKEEKLFYLGQAMENYRGTFFRQSMFAEFQLAINDMANKGEALSGEKMSALYYDLLKRYHGPRVRMEPAYAAEWAYIPHFYNGFYVWQYATSITAANYFAQKVMSGGAAERDRYLAVLRAGGSDFGYNLLKKGGLDMATAEPYRLLVDSFSKVLDQAEALI; encoded by the coding sequence ATGGATGTTTCGCGTCGGGAGTTGCTCGCAACGGGGGCGCTGGCCACCGCTTTGTCGTCGGTTCCGGTGGGTGCGCTGGCGCAGGGAGCGGCCGCCACTGCAGGCGGCGCGGCGTGGGATCTGACCGACCTGTTCCCAAACGATGCCGCGTGGGAAACCGAGCGGCAGGCGTTGATGAACGCCATTCCGGCGCTGAAGCGGCACCAGGGGACGCTGGGCCGCAGTGCGGCGACGATGCGCTCTGTGCTCCAGGAACAGTCGGACATCAGCCGCCGCACCCTGCGCCTGTTTACCTATGCGTCGCTCAAGGCGGACGAGGACGTGCGGATTGCGCCGAATCAGGAGCGCAAGAGCAAGGCCCAAGATGTCTTCACCGCACTCGGTGAAGCGACCGCCTGGACCAGTCCCGAAATTGTCGCTTTGGGGGCAGCCAAGGTCAATGCCTTCATCGCCGCGGACCGCGGACTGGACAAATTCGCCTTTCAGCTGCGCGACACGCTCCGCACCGCCGAGCACACATTGTCGCCTTCGGAGGAAGCCCTGCTCGCAGCGGCCGGATCGCCCCTTGCGGGCCCTAGCGACATCCGCGACCAACTCGCCGCCTCGGACATCCCGCGGCCCACGGTCAAGCTGAGCGAAGGCCGCGAAATCCGCCTCGACGACCAGGGCTATACGATCGCCCGGGGCGCGCTCAACCGTGACGACCGTAAGATGGTCTTCGACAAATTCTGGGCGAGCTACAAAGGGTTCGAAAATTCGCTAGGCACGGTGCTGGCGACCAAGGTCAACGGCGACAAGTTCATCGCCAAGGCCCGAAAATACGACAGCGCGCTTCAGGCGGCGCTCGACAGCAGCAACCTGCCGGAAGCCGTGTACCGGTCGCTCATCGCCGAAGCCAATCGCGGATTGCCCGTGCTGCACCGCTATTTCGAGCTTCGGCGGCGCATGCTCGGTCTGCCCGACATTGGCTACTGGGACATCTACCCGCCGCTAGTGAAATCGGACCGCAGCTACAGTCTCGCCGAAATGCGCCAGCTGACGCTGGAATCCTTGAAGCCGCTTGGCGAGGAATATGGCCGGATCTTCGCCGACGCGAGCTCCAAGCGGTGGATGGATCCGTTCCCGCGGCCCGGCAAGGCGTCCGGCGCGTACATGAATAGCGGGGGCTATGACGTGCACCCCTATCTGTTGCTCAACCTTAGCGACAAATATGACGGCCTCACCACCTATTCGCATGAATGGGGCCACGCGATGCACACCTTGCTTGCCAAGGCCGCGCAGCCGTTCGAGACGGCTTATTATCCGACCTTCACCGCGGAAGTCGCGTCGACCGCGCACGAGGTATTCCTGTCGAACATGATGGTCGAGCGCGCTAGGACCAAGGAAGAAAAGCTCTTCTACCTTGGACAGGCGATGGAGAATTACCGCGGGACATTCTTCCGCCAATCGATGTTCGCCGAATTCCAGCTGGCCATCAACGACATGGCCAACAAGGGCGAGGCGCTGTCGGGCGAGAAGATGTCGGCGCTCTATTACGACCTGCTGAAGCGCTACCATGGCCCGCGGGTGCGGATGGAACCGGCCTATGCCGCCGAATGGGCGTACATCCCGCACTTCTACAACGGCTTCTACGTCTGGCAGTATGCGACCTCGATCACCGCGGCGAACTACTTCGCGCAAAAGGTGATGAGCGGCGGCGCGGCCGAGCGCGACCGCTATCTCGCGGTGCTGCGCGCCGGCGGGTCGGACTTCGGCTACAATCTGCTCAAGAAGGGCGGGCTCGATATGGCGACGGCGGAACCCTACCGTCTGCTGGTCGACAGCTTCAGCAAGGTGCTCGATCAGGCCGAAGCGCTGATCTGA